GACAATTTCCCTTCCTAGACATACTTTGACGAATCCCATTTTTTGCTAATAGGCGTTGATAGCTGTGCATTTGATAATGGATACCTTGGTCTGAATGTAATATCGGGTTGGCATTTTTCGGGAGTTTCTTAACCGCTTGTAAGAGCATTTTTTGCACGAATGCACCACTTGGACTACGACTTAATCCATAAGCGATTAACTCATTATTAAAACAATCTAGAATCGGTAAAAAATACAGCTTTTCAGCTTTCACGCTAAATTCCGTGATATCCGTAAGCCATTTCTCATTCGGACGATTCGCTTTAAAGTCTCTTTGTAACAGATTCGGGGCGAGTTTGCCTTGCTCTCCTCGGTAAGCATTGTATTTACGCCGTTTCTTCGTGCAGACTTGTAATCCCATTGTTTGAATCAAGCGTTGTACTCGCTTGTGATTAACCCCCTCTAACTTCGCCGTCACTCGGCGATAACCATAATTTGGCTCTTTCCGCTTAATTTCTCGAATCTGTGCTTTTAATTCACTGTCTTTATCTGGCTTTAGCTTTTGATGATAGAAGAATGTGCTACGCGCTAACTTGGCAATGGGCAAAAGTATCTCTAACGGATAATCTTCTCTCAAACTTTGAACGGTTTCTGCCGTTTGGCTTCGTCTCTTTTGACTATCTCGTCCAACTTTTTTAGAAAAGCAACCTCCGCTTCTAGTTCGAGAATACGTAGGCGTAAGCGCTCTTCTTCTGTTTTCGGTGATGGTGGCATTTTAGCGTATTTGAGTTTCATTCTTGGGCGAC
This genomic window from Actinobacillus porcitonsillarum contains:
- a CDS encoding IS3 family transposase (programmed frameshift), coding for MTKYNQTFKQQVVNFYFEHHENLSLTLRYFNLSDRTVSRWIAQYKYSGAHGLAALHSKRVYAPEFKLKVVKSILTGRFSPEDATLHFGISNSGTISQWLKAFLKNGITGLQPKSKSRPRMKLKYAKMPPSPKTEEERLRLRILELEAEVAFLKKLDEIGQKRRSQTAETVQSLREDYPLEILLPIAKLARSTFFYHQKLKPDKDSELKAQIREIKRKEPNYGYRRVTAKLEGVNHKRVQRLIQTMGLQVCTKKRRKYNAYRGEQGKLAPNLLQRDFKANRPNEKWLTDITEFSVKAEKLYFLPILDCFNNELIAYGLSRSPSGAFVQKMLLQAVKKLPKNANPILHSDQGIHYQMHSYQRLLAKNGIRQSMSRKGNCLDNAAMESFFGRMKTECFYGKTFESIDELAQSINDYVRYYNEERIQLKLKGLSPIQYRNQSFE